From the Carya illinoinensis cultivar Pawnee chromosome 4, C.illinoinensisPawnee_v1, whole genome shotgun sequence genome, one window contains:
- the LOC122306154 gene encoding thioredoxin-like 2, chloroplastic isoform X2, translated as MADVVRLSFHSLRFSSSLLTSFASSLNSLRPGLLSIQNSDKRGYPLFYSSAGDLARFDFRPRKQQVSFKVHATVADTDQPKWWEKNAPNMVDIHSTQELLSALSQAGDRLVIVEFYGTWCASCRALFPKVLPYFHFFRGADGQLESFSCSLAKFQKIKDAIITHNTDRCSIGPPKGVGDLKLEPSLAPKDRAAESTSA; from the exons ATGGCAGATGTTGTTCGATTATCATTCCATTCACTTcgtttctcttcctctctgcTCACCTCCTTCGCGTCCTCCTTGAATAGTCTCCGACCGGGTCTCCTATCCATTCAGAACTCAGATAAGAGGGGTTATCCTCTTTTCTATTCCTCTGCTGGCGATTTGGCCCGCTTTGATTTCAGACCCAGAAAGCAGCAGGTCTCTTTCAAG GTTCATGCAACTGTAGCTGACACTGACCAACCGAAATGGTGGGAGAAGAATGCACCAAATATGGTTGACATTCATTCCACACAAGAACTTTTGAGTGCTCTAAGTCAGGCTGGAGATAGATTAGTTATTGTAGAATTTTATGGTACCTGGTGTGCTTCTTGCCGGGCACTATTCCCGAAG GTGCTTCCTTATTTCCACTTCTTTCGTGGAGCAGACGGACAATTGGAATCCTTTTCTTGTTCACTTGCAAAG TTTCAGAAGATAAAGGATGCTATTATAACACACAACACAGATCGTTGCAGCATTGGCCCCCCAAAGGGAGTTGGTGATCTTAAACTAGAACCCTCCTTGGCTCCCAAGGACAGAGCGGCAGAATCTACATCAGCTTAG
- the LOC122306154 gene encoding thioredoxin-like 2, chloroplastic isoform X1: MADVVRLSFHSLRFSSSLLTSFASSLNSLRPGLLSIQNSDKRGYPLFYSSAGDLARFDFRPRKQQVSFKVHATVADTDQPKWWEKNAPNMVDIHSTQELLSALSQAGDRLVIVEFYGTWCASCRALFPKLRRTAEEHPEIVFLKVNFDENKPMCKSLNVKVLPYFHFFRGADGQLESFSCSLAKFQKIKDAIITHNTDRCSIGPPKGVGDLKLEPSLAPKDRAAESTSA; the protein is encoded by the exons ATGGCAGATGTTGTTCGATTATCATTCCATTCACTTcgtttctcttcctctctgcTCACCTCCTTCGCGTCCTCCTTGAATAGTCTCCGACCGGGTCTCCTATCCATTCAGAACTCAGATAAGAGGGGTTATCCTCTTTTCTATTCCTCTGCTGGCGATTTGGCCCGCTTTGATTTCAGACCCAGAAAGCAGCAGGTCTCTTTCAAG GTTCATGCAACTGTAGCTGACACTGACCAACCGAAATGGTGGGAGAAGAATGCACCAAATATGGTTGACATTCATTCCACACAAGAACTTTTGAGTGCTCTAAGTCAGGCTGGAGATAGATTAGTTATTGTAGAATTTTATGGTACCTGGTGTGCTTCTTGCCGGGCACTATTCCCGAAG CTCCGCAGAACAGCTGAAGAGCACCCTGAAATTGTTTTTCTGAAAGTCAATTTTGATGAGAATAAGCCGATGTGCAAAAGTTTGAATGTGAAGGTGCTTCCTTATTTCCACTTCTTTCGTGGAGCAGACGGACAATTGGAATCCTTTTCTTGTTCACTTGCAAAG TTTCAGAAGATAAAGGATGCTATTATAACACACAACACAGATCGTTGCAGCATTGGCCCCCCAAAGGGAGTTGGTGATCTTAAACTAGAACCCTCCTTGGCTCCCAAGGACAGAGCGGCAGAATCTACATCAGCTTAG